The following proteins are co-located in the candidate division TA06 bacterium genome:
- the nrdD gene encoding anaerobic ribonucleoside-triphosphate reductase, with amino-acid sequence MNPPDAELSAKSQSPQDSAEIPRFLMVENAKDKPIDSEPIMPFNVVQKRSGEIVNFDRRKITEAIFKAAQAVGGADHLLADALAEQVELLLHSAKGQHLPNVEEIQDAVEKILIERGHAKTAKAFILYRDQRSKLRRQNFNIRQVQMGEVVRDSDATDLALFIQTSEDNVAQWDREKIVKALKKEAGVAEDTAQKVAVEVEQQIVDAKVKRLTSSLVRELVDAKLIEYGLEEARKRHSRLGMPLYDVEKVLTDRNRENANIPHNPEATNMTLAETINKQFALFRVFSPDVADAHSRGDIHLHDLGFVNRPYCSGQSLEYVKKFGLSLPNALSIAKPAKHADTLLAHMVKMSAALQGHFAGAIGWDAVNVFFAPFLVGMSEREISQLAQMMIFEYSQQSVARGGQAIFSDLNIYWETPKHFEHVPAIGPGGEYTGKKYGDYLKESQRFAWALFEVYKGGDGTGRPFFFPKPQAHITEKFFLTPGHQEYLELICSVAADKGNTYFVFDRGETAKISECCRLAFKLDDRDLMDANTPWKMRYSALQNITVNLPRIAYLAKGDTNQLYKKIDEFLHLAVKGHQQKRKFIEKLMALKDQGPLSLLAMEKDGEPYLRMGRVTFLIGMLGLNEMVQHHTGQEMHESEEAFKFGLKMIAYMHLKIKELAKEYGMKFVLEQTPAESTAFRFAKLDLQQFPKDAEKAVKGSLKEGTVYYTNSTYLNVACQMNPIDRVKQEGKFHDMIEAGALTHIWLADSHPKASSIANFVVKSFRQTRNAQIAFSPEFTACNSCGKVYRGLKDECPNCSRKTFEGIRRIK; translated from the coding sequence ATGAACCCGCCCGATGCCGAATTGTCCGCCAAAAGCCAGTCGCCCCAGGATTCCGCCGAGATCCCCAGGTTTTTGATGGTGGAGAATGCCAAGGACAAGCCGATAGACTCCGAACCCATAATGCCGTTCAACGTGGTCCAGAAGCGCAGCGGCGAGATCGTCAATTTTGACCGGCGCAAGATCACCGAAGCTATCTTCAAGGCGGCCCAGGCGGTGGGCGGGGCCGACCATCTGCTGGCCGACGCCCTGGCCGAGCAGGTGGAGCTGCTGCTGCATTCGGCCAAGGGCCAGCATCTGCCCAACGTGGAGGAGATCCAGGACGCGGTGGAGAAGATCCTGATCGAGCGGGGCCATGCCAAGACCGCCAAGGCCTTCATCCTGTACCGCGACCAGCGCTCCAAGCTCCGCCGCCAGAATTTCAACATCCGCCAGGTGCAGATGGGCGAAGTGGTGCGGGATTCCGACGCCACCGACCTGGCCCTGTTCATCCAGACCTCCGAGGATAACGTGGCCCAGTGGGACCGGGAGAAGATAGTCAAAGCCCTTAAAAAAGAGGCCGGGGTGGCCGAGGACACAGCCCAGAAGGTGGCGGTGGAAGTGGAACAGCAGATCGTAGACGCCAAGGTCAAGCGGCTGACTTCGTCCTTAGTGCGCGAGTTGGTGGACGCCAAGCTGATAGAATACGGGCTGGAGGAGGCCCGCAAAAGGCATTCTCGGCTGGGCATGCCGCTGTACGATGTGGAGAAGGTTTTAACCGACCGCAATCGCGAGAACGCCAACATCCCTCACAACCCCGAAGCCACCAACATGACCCTGGCCGAGACTATCAACAAGCAGTTCGCCCTGTTCCGGGTCTTTTCCCCCGACGTGGCCGACGCCCACAGCCGGGGCGACATCCATCTGCACGACCTGGGATTCGTCAACCGGCCGTACTGTTCGGGACAAAGCCTGGAATACGTCAAGAAGTTCGGCCTGTCCCTGCCCAACGCGCTGTCCATAGCCAAGCCGGCCAAGCACGCCGACACCCTTTTGGCCCACATGGTGAAAATGTCAGCCGCGCTGCAGGGGCACTTTGCCGGGGCCATCGGCTGGGACGCGGTCAACGTCTTCTTTGCTCCGTTCCTGGTGGGAATGTCCGAGCGGGAGATCTCCCAGCTGGCCCAGATGATGATCTTCGAATACAGCCAGCAGTCGGTGGCCCGGGGCGGCCAGGCCATATTCTCCGACCTCAACATCTACTGGGAGACCCCCAAGCATTTCGAGCACGTGCCGGCCATCGGGCCGGGCGGCGAGTACACCGGCAAGAAATACGGCGATTACTTGAAGGAATCCCAGCGCTTTGCCTGGGCCCTGTTCGAAGTTTACAAGGGCGGCGACGGCACCGGGCGGCCCTTCTTCTTCCCCAAGCCCCAGGCCCATATCACCGAAAAATTCTTTTTAACCCCGGGGCACCAGGAATACCTGGAGCTGATCTGCTCGGTGGCCGCCGACAAGGGCAACACCTATTTCGTATTCGACCGGGGCGAGACCGCCAAGATCTCGGAGTGCTGCCGGCTGGCCTTCAAATTAGACGACCGGGACCTGATGGACGCCAACACCCCCTGGAAGATGCGCTATTCGGCCCTGCAGAACATCACCGTCAACCTGCCCCGGATCGCCTACCTGGCCAAAGGCGACACCAACCAACTCTACAAAAAAATAGACGAGTTCCTGCACTTGGCGGTGAAAGGCCACCAGCAGAAGCGCAAGTTCATAGAGAAACTGATGGCCTTAAAAGACCAGGGGCCTTTATCCCTTTTGGCCATGGAGAAGGACGGCGAGCCTTATCTTCGGATGGGCCGGGTTACCTTCCTGATCGGGATGCTGGGGCTCAACGAAATGGTGCAGCACCACACCGGACAGGAGATGCACGAAAGCGAAGAAGCCTTCAAGTTCGGGCTGAAGATGATAGCCTACATGCATCTTAAAATCAAGGAACTGGCCAAGGAATACGGCATGAAGTTCGTGCTGGAGCAGACCCCGGCCGAGAGCACCGCCTTCCGCTTTGCCAAGTTAGACCTGCAGCAGTTCCCCAAGGACGCCGAGAAGGCGGTCAAGGGCAGCCTCAAGGAGGGCACCGTCTACTATACCAACTCCACCTACTTAAACGTGGCCTGCCAGATGAACCCCATCGACCGGGTGAAGCAAGAGGGCAAGTTCCACGACATGATAGAGGCCGGGGCCTTGACCCATATCTGGCTGGCGGATTCGCATCCCAAGGCCAGCTCCATCGCCAATTTTGTGGTCAAATCCTTTCGCCAGACCCGCAACGCCCAGATCGCCTTCAGCCCTGAGTTCACCGCTTGCAACAGCTGCGGCAAGGTCTACCGGGGACTCAAAGACGAGTGCCCCAACTGCAGCCGGAAGACGTTCGAGGGGATCAGGAGGATCAAGTAG
- a CDS encoding glycosyltransferase family 9 protein — MGKEPNNILVIKMLGVGDVVWTTPLLSNLRQGFPKAKISFLCRSFCAPVLANNPDLNEVIPFSSGSRRDQFMFIRELRRRKFDLVIDLFGSPRTAFLSRASGARTRIGFDFGYRRLFYNKVLSAKAANQGHEVEFHLFALKTLRIPVRSKELVFNLRPEETAFKERLWREWGIKAEEKIVGLAATSGCSCRRWPEQNFSVLAQKLSAKKNIRVILFWGLKSELESAQRIAKGSEAKVQIIPKTSLGQMAALLAGCDLVIGNNCGPVQIATAFKVPIINFHGPTRPLGQGPWGVPHVILRNESLSCLECNKTNCPDPKCMTGISVGQTMEAFNRLMPGRLEK, encoded by the coding sequence ATGGGAAAAGAACCAAATAATATATTAGTCATCAAAATGCTGGGAGTGGGTGACGTGGTCTGGACCACGCCCCTGCTGAGCAATCTGCGGCAGGGTTTCCCTAAGGCTAAAATATCCTTCTTGTGCCGGAGTTTTTGCGCCCCGGTTCTGGCCAACAACCCCGACCTGAACGAGGTCATTCCCTTTAGTTCCGGGAGCCGCAGGGATCAATTTATGTTCATCAGGGAATTAAGACGTCGGAAGTTTGATCTGGTCATCGATCTTTTCGGATCGCCCCGCACCGCTTTTCTGTCGCGGGCCAGTGGGGCCAGGACAAGGATAGGGTTCGATTTTGGCTACCGCCGGCTGTTTTACAACAAAGTACTTTCGGCCAAAGCGGCCAATCAAGGACACGAAGTAGAGTTCCATCTTTTTGCGCTGAAAACCCTGAGGATCCCCGTCAGATCGAAAGAATTGGTCTTTAATCTAAGACCTGAGGAAACAGCCTTCAAAGAGCGGCTTTGGCGCGAGTGGGGCATTAAAGCGGAAGAAAAAATAGTGGGGTTGGCCGCCACCAGCGGCTGTTCCTGCCGCCGGTGGCCGGAGCAGAATTTTTCGGTTTTGGCCCAAAAGCTGTCCGCTAAGAAAAATATCAGGGTCATACTATTTTGGGGATTGAAATCCGAGCTGGAAAGCGCCCAAAGGATAGCCAAGGGATCAGAAGCCAAAGTCCAAATAATTCCCAAAACCAGCCTGGGACAGATGGCCGCCCTGCTGGCGGGGTGCGACCTGGTGATCGGCAATAATTGCGGCCCGGTGCAGATAGCCACGGCTTTCAAAGTTCCCATAATAAATTTTCACGGGCCCACCCGTCCATTGGGCCAGGGGCCGTGGGGAGTGCCTCATGTAATATTAAGGAATGAAAGCCTGTCCTGCCTGGAGTGCAACAAGACCAACTGTCCTGATCCAAAATGCATGACCGGGATCAGCGTGGGGCAGACCATGGAAGCGTTCAACCGTTTGATGCCGGGCCGGCTTGAAAAATAA
- a CDS encoding HAD-IIIA family hydrolase, with the protein MKLSDVKKSALNRFRPAAFIDRDGTINYDTNYVNRPDQLKLLPGAAAGIQLLNQNNILTVAASNQSGVARGYLTLKTLELIHRKLVRLLPVSGWPWRRKKIWG; encoded by the coding sequence ATGAAATTATCCGACGTTAAAAAATCAGCCTTGAATCGTTTTAGACCGGCGGCATTTATAGACCGGGACGGGACCATCAACTACGATACCAACTACGTCAACCGGCCCGATCAGCTGAAACTGTTGCCCGGGGCGGCCGCGGGGATCCAGCTGCTGAACCAGAATAATATCTTGACGGTGGCGGCCAGCAACCAGTCCGGGGTGGCCCGGGGGTATCTGACCCTCAAGACGCTGGAGTTAATCCACCGCAAGCTGGTCCGCCTTTTGCCGGTATCGGGATGGCCTTGGCGGCGCAAAAAGATCTGGGGATAG
- the nrdR gene encoding transcriptional repressor NrdR, with protein MKCPSCGFPKDKVIDSRLSKDGQAIRRRRECLQCRRRYTTYEYIESSLMIVKKDGRRESFDRQKIMSGLRKACEKRPIGIDLLERLVDNIENEIQAQGVSEVQAPLIGEMVMNALQKLDGVAYVRFASVYRSFREASDFADAAKSFAQKNESKKT; from the coding sequence ATGAAATGTCCATCCTGCGGTTTCCCCAAAGACAAGGTGATAGATTCCCGTCTCTCAAAAGACGGGCAGGCTATCCGGCGCCGCCGTGAATGCCTGCAGTGCCGCCGCCGCTACACTACCTACGAGTACATCGAGTCCTCCCTGATGATAGTGAAAAAAGACGGACGGCGTGAGTCCTTTGACCGCCAGAAGATCATGTCCGGCCTGCGCAAGGCCTGCGAGAAGCGGCCCATCGGCATCGACCTGCTGGAGCGTCTGGTGGACAATATCGAGAACGAGATCCAGGCCCAGGGCGTCAGCGAGGTCCAGGCCCCGCTGATCGGCGAGATGGTGATGAACGCCCTGCAAAAATTAGACGGGGTGGCCTATGTCCGGTTTGCCTCGGTCTACCGCTCGTTCCGGGAGGCCTCCGATTTCGCCGACGCGGCCAAGAGCTTTGCCCAGAAAAACGAATCCAAGAAAACCTAA
- a CDS encoding glycosyltransferase family 2 protein: MKISATVITKNEEVNIERCLKSLSFADEIVLVDSQSSDQTVRLAEAYASRVITNPWPGHIQQKNFAIGQAAGDWILSLDADEEITPELKNEILQAKQNGFYGRAGFYFPRQSMFLGRWMKHGGWYPDYHLRLFKKESGRFGGMNPHDKVILNGRAGHFKNHLLHYTYPSLESYFSRFNSYTGIAARELFNHGRRPSLAQLLFSPPAAFVKMYLLKLGFLDGLEGLMLSVFSACYVLVKDLKLWELEKSEGNG, translated from the coding sequence ATGAAGATCTCGGCCACGGTAATTACTAAAAACGAGGAAGTTAATATCGAGCGCTGTTTGAAATCCCTCAGTTTTGCCGACGAGATAGTGCTAGTGGATTCCCAAAGCAGCGATCAAACAGTCCGGCTGGCCGAAGCCTATGCTTCCCGTGTCATCACCAACCCCTGGCCGGGGCACATCCAGCAGAAAAACTTTGCCATCGGGCAGGCCGCCGGGGACTGGATCCTGTCCCTGGACGCCGATGAAGAAATTACTCCGGAGCTCAAAAACGAAATACTGCAGGCCAAACAGAACGGTTTTTACGGCCGGGCCGGGTTTTATTTCCCCCGGCAATCCATGTTCCTGGGACGGTGGATGAAACACGGAGGATGGTATCCCGATTATCACCTGCGGCTGTTTAAAAAAGAATCCGGGCGTTTTGGCGGGATGAATCCTCACGATAAGGTAATTCTGAACGGCCGGGCCGGTCATTTCAAAAATCATCTGCTCCATTATACCTATCCATCTTTAGAATCGTATTTCAGCCGCTTCAATTCCTATACCGGGATCGCGGCCCGGGAACTGTTCAACCACGGCCGCCGGCCCTCGCTGGCCCAACTTTTATTCTCGCCGCCGGCCGCCTTTGTTAAGATGTATCTGTTAAAACTGGGATTTTTGGATGGACTAGAAGGCCTGATGCTGAGCGTCTTTTCGGCCTGCTATGTGCTGGTGAAGGACCTGAAACTTTGGGAACTGGAAAAAAGCGAAGGCAACGGTTAA
- the dinB gene encoding DNA polymerase IV: protein MERLIAHVDMDCFYAAVEVLDDPGLLGRPVIVGSDPKGGKGRGVVSASSYAARKFGVHSAMPISQAFRLCPNGVFLPGRMGRYVEVSDQIMEILYGFTPQLQQISVDEAFLDMTGCRRIFGDPEQIGKRIKQAIRQKSGLSASVGLGSNKLIAKIASDLKKPDGLVVVPPGGEAEFLSPLPLRKLWGIGPKIEQRIRSRFKAETIGQLAAIPERSLAQEFAVMGEYLHQRANGVDDDPVCDERQAKSISRENTFDEDTADKEILLSTLLYLCDDAAGSLRNSQFEGRTITLKLRYSNFETHTYGRTYSRLPAAAGEIFKAAKALFLDNWRKGQAVRLLGVSVSNFEQKPEQMGLFTGDGANDRKAEKLEKAVDAVRKKLGKRSIVRGGTMER, encoded by the coding sequence ATGGAACGCCTGATAGCCCACGTGGATATGGACTGCTTTTACGCGGCGGTGGAGGTCCTGGACGATCCGGGACTTTTGGGGAGGCCTGTGATTGTGGGGTCGGACCCCAAAGGAGGAAAGGGACGGGGCGTGGTCTCGGCCTCATCCTACGCGGCCAGGAAGTTTGGGGTGCATTCAGCCATGCCCATCTCCCAGGCCTTCAGGCTTTGCCCTAATGGAGTATTTCTACCGGGCCGGATGGGCCGCTATGTCGAGGTCTCGGACCAGATCATGGAGATACTTTACGGCTTTACCCCCCAGCTGCAGCAGATCTCGGTAGATGAGGCTTTTCTGGATATGACAGGATGCCGGAGGATCTTCGGCGACCCGGAACAAATAGGGAAAAGGATAAAGCAGGCCATCAGGCAGAAGAGCGGCCTAAGCGCCTCGGTGGGGCTGGGCTCCAACAAGCTGATAGCCAAGATCGCCTCCGACCTCAAAAAACCGGACGGCTTGGTAGTGGTGCCACCCGGCGGCGAAGCTGAATTCCTAAGCCCCCTGCCGCTGCGCAAACTATGGGGCATTGGCCCCAAGATCGAGCAAAGGATCAGATCGCGCTTCAAGGCGGAGACCATCGGGCAGCTGGCGGCCATCCCGGAAAGATCTTTGGCCCAAGAGTTTGCGGTGATGGGAGAATATCTGCACCAGAGGGCCAACGGGGTGGATGACGACCCGGTCTGCGACGAGCGCCAGGCCAAATCCATCAGCCGGGAGAACACCTTTGATGAAGACACCGCCGACAAGGAGATATTGCTTTCCACCCTGCTCTACCTGTGCGACGACGCGGCCGGCAGCTTAAGGAACAGCCAGTTTGAAGGAAGGACCATCACCTTAAAACTTCGTTACTCAAACTTTGAGACCCACACCTACGGCCGCACCTATTCCCGGCTGCCGGCGGCGGCAGGAGAGATCTTCAAGGCGGCCAAGGCGCTTTTCTTAGACAACTGGCGCAAAGGCCAAGCAGTCAGGCTTTTGGGAGTGTCGGTCTCTAACTTCGAACAAAAACCGGAGCAGATGGGGCTGTTCACCGGAGATGGCGCCAATGACAGAAAGGCCGAGAAACTGGAAAAGGCGGTGGATGCGGTGCGTAAAAAATTAGGCAAAAGGTCCATCGTCCGTGGCGGTACGATGGAGCGATAA
- a CDS encoding glycosyltransferase family 4 protein translates to MRVLHIVTAFPRHEQDVITPWLVEMLKKLKVQGAEVEVFTSSYQGLSDQTLFGIPVHRFRYFFSPWENLTHEEMAIDRMTRSPLYKILPGFYLIGGLIGALKLCRRNKYDVIHVHWPMPHAVFGWAAKKACRARLVTTFYGAELRWVKNLLPFLKWFLRWAIKISDRVAAISTFTASEVKSISDVPVEVIPYTVGFPTNSKFKIQNSKFGEPVILTVGRMVERKGVRYLIEAMQQLPQARLEVVGGGPLLEELQSLTKHLGVADRVRFAGKISEQELIDHYRRAAVYVQPGIIDARGDTEMLGVALLEAMNYHVPVIGSDLGGITDIIIHEKTGLLVPQKDPQALARAIQRILSEKGLGTKLADEAYRHLTTNFSWDNIVSRWMAIYRS, encoded by the coding sequence ATGCGAGTACTGCACATAGTCACCGCCTTTCCCCGCCACGAGCAGGATGTAATAACCCCCTGGCTGGTGGAGATGCTTAAGAAGCTCAAAGTCCAGGGCGCCGAGGTCGAGGTGTTCACTTCGTCCTACCAGGGACTGAGCGATCAAACATTGTTCGGAATTCCGGTACATCGGTTTCGGTATTTCTTTTCACCCTGGGAGAACCTGACCCACGAAGAGATGGCCATAGACCGCATGACGCGTTCGCCGCTGTACAAAATACTGCCGGGTTTCTATCTCATCGGCGGTCTGATCGGTGCACTCAAACTGTGCCGCAGGAACAAGTACGATGTGATCCACGTCCACTGGCCCATGCCGCACGCCGTGTTCGGCTGGGCGGCCAAGAAGGCCTGCCGGGCTAGGCTGGTGACCACCTTCTACGGCGCCGAGCTGCGCTGGGTGAAGAACTTACTGCCTTTCCTGAAATGGTTCCTGCGCTGGGCCATAAAAATATCCGACCGGGTGGCGGCCATCTCCACCTTCACCGCTTCCGAGGTCAAGAGCATCTCCGATGTTCCGGTGGAAGTGATACCGTACACTGTGGGCTTCCCCACAAATTCAAAATTCAAAATTCAAAATTCAAAATTCGGGGAACCAGTAATCCTGACGGTGGGGCGGATGGTGGAACGCAAAGGGGTGCGGTACCTGATAGAGGCCATGCAGCAGCTGCCGCAGGCCAGGCTGGAAGTGGTGGGAGGCGGCCCACTGCTGGAAGAGCTTCAATCACTGACAAAACATCTGGGAGTGGCGGACCGGGTGCGCTTTGCCGGCAAGATTTCAGAGCAGGAGCTGATAGACCATTACCGCCGGGCCGCGGTCTATGTCCAGCCGGGCATCATAGACGCGCGGGGCGACACCGAGATGCTGGGGGTGGCGCTGTTAGAGGCCATGAATTATCATGTCCCGGTCATAGGCTCTGACCTGGGCGGGATTACCGACATCATCATCCACGAAAAGACCGGCCTGCTGGTGCCGCAGAAGGACCCGCAGGCTTTGGCCCGGGCCATCCAAAGGATACTCAGCGAGAAGGGGCTAGGAACAAAGCTAGCTGATGAAGCCTACCGGCATCTTACCACCAATTTCAGTTGGGATAATATTGTTTCCAGGTGGATGGCGATTTACCGATCATAA
- a CDS encoding anaerobic ribonucleoside-triphosphate reductase activating protein, which yields MEIKGFIETSLIDWDGRLVSVFFLPGCNFRCPFCHNHRLWKEPQKIATVPWQRVSDFLKGKKGWIDGAVITGGEPTVHDDLPQFIQSIRELGLLIKLDTNGANPEMLQLLLDKKLVDYVAMDLKATLDPIYSQAAGTKVNLDDIRRSIKILMTGKTDYEFRTTLVPVFHRLENVKQMGKSIKGAQKWALQQFVPQNSEQETLRNIWPYAEEYLVKMQQEGSKWVESCILRGISEIAAEQF from the coding sequence ATGGAAATAAAAGGTTTCATAGAGACATCGCTGATTGACTGGGACGGCAGGCTGGTCTCAGTCTTTTTTTTGCCCGGCTGCAATTTTCGCTGTCCCTTTTGTCACAACCACCGGTTGTGGAAGGAGCCGCAGAAGATCGCGACCGTTCCCTGGCAGAGGGTCAGCGATTTCCTTAAAGGCAAGAAAGGCTGGATCGACGGAGCGGTGATCACCGGAGGCGAGCCCACCGTCCATGACGACCTGCCCCAGTTCATCCAATCCATCCGGGAGCTGGGTCTTCTGATAAAACTGGACACCAACGGCGCCAATCCCGAAATGCTGCAATTGCTGTTGGACAAGAAATTAGTGGACTATGTGGCCATGGACCTGAAGGCTACCCTGGATCCGATATACAGCCAGGCGGCCGGGACCAAGGTCAACCTGGACGACATCAGACGCTCGATAAAAATACTGATGACCGGCAAAACGGATTACGAATTCCGCACGACTTTAGTGCCCGTGTTTCACAGATTAGAGAACGTCAAACAGATGGGCAAAAGCATCAAGGGGGCCCAAAAGTGGGCGCTGCAGCAGTTCGTGCCCCAAAACTCGGAGCAGGAGACGCTCAGGAACATCTGGCCCTATGCCGAGGAGTACCTGGTGAAAATGCAGCAGGAGGGAAGCAAATGGGTGGAAAGCTGCATTTTGCGGGGGATAAGCGAGATCGCCGCCGAACAGTTCTAA
- a CDS encoding endonuclease III, translating into MKNKTRTDQISRVHRRLIECYGLPAPKTYHRILDALIETILSQNTSDINSHRAHLSLKKRFPGWKEAVSARPQAIATVIRTGGLAGIKSRRISKLLKLINEEQGLVSLEYLKKLSPEQAYHKLLSYDGVGPKTAACTLLFGAGMPVFPVDTHVYRVCQRLGWARPKESAESFQERIGVIIPPAQVFNLHVNLISHGRQTCQPRLPDCSRCCLREYCKHLKDSKPKNLMEERP; encoded by the coding sequence TTGAAAAATAAAACGCGTACCGATCAAATCAGCCGGGTCCACCGCCGCCTGATAGAATGCTACGGTCTTCCGGCTCCCAAAACATATCACCGGATACTGGACGCCCTGATAGAGACCATCCTTTCCCAGAACACCAGCGACATCAACAGTCACCGGGCTCACCTGTCTCTAAAAAAGCGTTTTCCTGGCTGGAAGGAAGCGGTTTCGGCCAGGCCGCAGGCCATTGCAACAGTCATCAGAACCGGCGGCCTGGCCGGGATAAAATCCCGGCGGATCTCAAAACTGCTGAAATTGATAAACGAAGAGCAGGGCCTGGTATCATTGGAGTATCTTAAGAAACTATCCCCTGAACAGGCTTACCACAAATTATTGTCCTATGACGGAGTGGGGCCTAAGACGGCCGCCTGCACCCTGCTGTTCGGGGCCGGGATGCCGGTGTTCCCGGTGGATACCCACGTTTACCGGGTCTGCCAAAGGCTGGGCTGGGCAAGGCCAAAGGAAAGCGCTGAAAGTTTCCAGGAACGGATTGGGGTGATCATACCGCCAGCCCAGGTATTCAATTTGCATGTGAACCTGATTAGCCACGGAAGGCAGACCTGCCAGCCCCGACTGCCGGACTGCAGCCGGTGCTGCCTCAGAGAATATTGCAAACACCTTAAGGACAGCAAACCAAAGAACCTAATGGAGGAAAGGCCATGA
- a CDS encoding HAD hydrolase-like protein: MAAQKDLGIDLSRSYMVGDSQSDMEFARNLGAKKVLVLSGKSNGREAWVKKIKVDCLAQDLLGAAWWIVDDLKSKKAGRSIRLQAAGCKLAGRKSNPE; the protein is encoded by the coding sequence TTGGCGGCGCAAAAAGATCTGGGGATAGACCTTTCTCGCTCCTACATGGTAGGGGACAGCCAAAGCGACATGGAATTCGCCCGCAACCTGGGGGCTAAAAAAGTGCTAGTCTTAAGCGGCAAATCAAACGGCCGGGAGGCCTGGGTTAAAAAGATCAAAGTTGACTGCCTGGCCCAGGACCTGCTGGGGGCGGCCTGGTGGATAGTAGATGACCTGAAATCTAAAAAGGCCGGCCGAAGTATAAGGCTTCAGGCCGCCGGATGCAAACTGGCAGGCAGAAAGTCAAACCCTGAATGA
- a CDS encoding DNA adenine methylase produces the protein MLTEVKTRAIELDFTAQKASEGRAAIHEYPAMLHYLLVDNLLSLYAPKDSTVYDPFCGSGVTIIETLKTSRKVIGTDLNPLALLIAEARTLNLYQEKVASNLKKIKNDWGSNTADVPEITNIEYWFNPDVIEGLGKIRKSLRAIDDKTYGLFFKTVFSQTVRNVSNNKKGEFKRNRINKEKLDIYRPRVWETFERIALKYSQILTDPLLYRDFKLFRHDARQPLPFNDKVDIVITSPPYGDSKTTVAYGQFSSFSMEWIKGLNPYGDGDLTLDGRLLGGKKGIFGATPSVSLKQTLNKIQDENRKEEVNIFFSDLFLSCNNIIKCLSDHPTVCLVVGNRTVNGITIPMDEIVKEFFEHFGLKHLKTLVRKINNKRMPALNSPSNVKGYLSPTMTAEYIVIMKG, from the coding sequence ATGTTAACAGAAGTTAAGACGAGAGCGATAGAACTTGATTTTACCGCCCAAAAAGCTTCAGAAGGCCGGGCAGCCATACACGAGTACCCCGCGATGCTGCATTATCTTTTGGTTGATAATTTACTTTCGCTTTATGCGCCCAAAGATAGTACAGTTTACGATCCCTTTTGCGGCAGCGGCGTTACGATTATTGAAACTCTTAAAACTTCTAGGAAAGTAATTGGTACTGATTTAAACCCATTGGCACTTTTAATAGCCGAAGCCAGGACGCTTAATCTGTATCAGGAAAAAGTTGCAAGTAACCTAAAAAAAATAAAAAACGATTGGGGCAGTAATACTGCCGATGTGCCGGAAATAACGAATATAGAATATTGGTTTAACCCTGACGTAATAGAAGGGCTAGGAAAAATTAGAAAAAGTTTACGGGCAATAGACGATAAAACTTATGGGTTATTTTTCAAAACTGTTTTTTCGCAAACAGTCAGAAATGTTTCAAATAATAAAAAGGGCGAGTTCAAACGCAATCGCATTAACAAAGAAAAATTAGATATATATAGGCCAAGGGTATGGGAAACCTTTGAACGAATAGCTTTAAAATACAGTCAAATTCTGACTGATCCCCTACTTTACAGGGATTTTAAACTGTTTAGACATGATGCAAGGCAACCCCTACCTTTCAACGACAAGGTTGATATTGTGATTACTTCGCCGCCATACGGCGATTCAAAAACCACGGTTGCTTACGGCCAATTTTCCAGTTTTAGCATGGAATGGATTAAAGGTTTGAATCCTTATGGCGACGGCGATTTAACGTTAGATGGCAGGTTGCTTGGCGGCAAAAAGGGCATTTTTGGCGCAACACCTTCGGTATCCTTGAAGCAAACGCTGAATAAGATACAGGATGAAAATCGCAAGGAAGAGGTAAACATCTTTTTTTCGGATCTTTTTTTATCCTGCAATAATATTATAAAGTGTCTTTCCGACCACCCTACGGTTTGCCTCGTGGTCGGCAACAGAACCGTCAACGGAATAACAATTCCAATGGACGAAATTGTAAAGGAATTTTTTGAACATTTTGGTTTAAAGCATTTAAAAACATTAGTAAGAAAAATTAATAACAAGCGGATGCCCGCTTTGAATTCGCCATCAAACGTTAAGGGCTATTTATCACCAACAATGACGGCCGAATATATAGTTATAATGAAAGGATGA